Proteins from a single region of Sphingomonas sp.:
- a CDS encoding ABC transporter permease, which produces MLRNYLIVGLRALAKNRVYAFINIFGLALGIAACLLILSYVRYEFSYDAWRTDADRTYQFQTNFLGNAAGQPSMLSQTTAYVAVAALKKDFPQIEKVVYASNQNLIYLKDGQPINATRGMITDGALFDVVQVPFLLGDRVHALDDPASVVLSQEEATKLYGAANPIGKTLTVVSGDSNVDYRVTGVFQDIPRNSTLRPTMVIRIDAPVYFRNTPGAYNSWRWQNGQVYAKLKPGADVAAINAQMPQWEKRNIPDDLGSGPKSNPGDDEDFVLTNIQDIHIGKSRGPAVTTERGTVLTFAVVALLILAMACMNFTNLATARASQRAREVALRKVLGATRKQLIAQFIGESVLVAAIATLIALAITEVTLPLLNAFLDAEIAVHYLGSDGILLPVIVLALAVGLAGGLYPAFYLSRFEPARILKANKSAADAEGTGRLRSLLVITQFAVSIGLIICTAIVYGQTAYSRNVAAGYQRDGLLQINGVARPQVETVSKSLLEEIRKVPGVVDAARTNIGIATGNNSSTMVHLPGQQTGPELGIYAIDDRLIATLDMKLIAGRNFSQAIATDDSTTPSVPDLEIEKALLARGVNAILSESATERLGFTSPQAAIGKHVQVGIVSPELGEATVTIVGVVADVRYRTARDPVQPIIYFYQTGGFGSLLVRVSGDRAAISERIGAVWKRLVPDIPYTARYVTDIVNDLYKADEKRAQLFGIFAILAVVIGCLGLFGLAAFTAEQRTKEIGIRKVLGARTLDIARLLVWQFSRPVLIANLIAWPIAWWVMRGWLNQFDVRMSLTPVPFVEAGAVALLIAVLTIGAHAMRVARTKPIHALRYE; this is translated from the coding sequence ATGTTGCGGAACTATCTGATTGTCGGCCTCCGGGCGCTGGCCAAAAACCGCGTCTACGCCTTCATCAACATCTTCGGGCTCGCGCTGGGGATCGCCGCGTGCCTGCTGATCCTCAGCTATGTGCGCTACGAGTTCAGCTACGATGCGTGGCGGACCGATGCCGATCGCACCTATCAGTTCCAGACCAACTTCTTGGGCAATGCCGCGGGCCAGCCTTCGATGCTGTCGCAGACCACCGCCTATGTCGCGGTGGCGGCGCTCAAGAAGGACTTCCCGCAGATCGAGAAGGTCGTTTACGCCAGTAACCAGAACCTGATCTATCTGAAGGACGGCCAGCCGATCAACGCGACGCGCGGCATGATCACGGATGGCGCGCTGTTCGACGTGGTGCAGGTGCCGTTCTTGCTGGGCGACCGCGTCCATGCGCTCGACGATCCGGCATCGGTGGTGCTGAGTCAGGAGGAAGCGACCAAGCTCTACGGCGCGGCGAATCCAATCGGCAAGACGCTGACCGTGGTGAGTGGCGACAGCAATGTCGACTACCGCGTCACCGGCGTGTTCCAGGACATTCCCAGGAACAGCACGCTACGCCCGACGATGGTGATCCGCATCGACGCCCCGGTCTATTTCCGCAATACGCCCGGCGCCTATAATTCGTGGCGCTGGCAGAACGGGCAGGTCTACGCGAAGCTCAAGCCCGGCGCCGATGTCGCTGCGATCAATGCGCAGATGCCGCAATGGGAAAAGCGCAACATTCCGGACGATCTGGGCAGCGGGCCCAAGTCCAATCCCGGTGATGACGAAGACTTTGTCCTCACCAACATTCAGGACATTCATATCGGCAAGAGCCGGGGCCCGGCGGTCACGACCGAGCGCGGCACGGTGCTGACCTTTGCGGTGGTCGCGCTTTTGATCCTCGCCATGGCCTGCATGAACTTCACCAATCTCGCCACCGCGCGCGCTTCGCAGCGCGCCCGCGAAGTGGCGCTGCGCAAGGTGCTTGGGGCGACGCGCAAGCAATTGATCGCGCAGTTCATCGGGGAATCGGTGCTGGTGGCGGCGATCGCCACGCTGATCGCGCTGGCGATCACCGAAGTGACGCTGCCGCTGCTCAACGCCTTCCTCGACGCCGAGATCGCGGTTCACTATCTGGGCAGCGACGGCATCCTGCTGCCGGTGATCGTGCTGGCGCTGGCGGTTGGTCTGGCTGGCGGACTCTACCCGGCCTTCTACCTGTCACGCTTCGAGCCGGCGCGGATTCTCAAGGCCAACAAGTCAGCCGCCGATGCCGAGGGCACCGGCCGCCTGCGCAGCCTGCTCGTGATCACCCAGTTTGCGGTGTCGATCGGGCTGATCATCTGCACTGCCATCGTCTACGGCCAGACCGCCTATTCGCGGAATGTTGCCGCAGGCTATCAGCGCGACGGGCTGCTCCAGATCAACGGCGTTGCCCGCCCGCAGGTCGAGACCGTATCCAAATCCCTGCTCGAGGAAATCCGCAAGGTTCCCGGCGTGGTCGATGCCGCGCGCACCAATATCGGTATCGCCACCGGCAACAACTCCTCGACCATGGTGCATCTGCCGGGTCAACAGACCGGGCCGGAACTGGGTATCTACGCGATCGACGATCGCCTGATCGCCACGCTCGACATGAAGCTGATCGCCGGGCGCAATTTCTCACAGGCGATCGCCACCGACGATTCGACCACGCCGAGCGTGCCCGATCTCGAGATCGAGAAAGCGCTGCTGGCGCGCGGGGTCAATGCGATCCTGTCCGAAAGCGCGACCGAGCGGCTCGGTTTCACATCGCCGCAAGCGGCGATCGGCAAGCATGTTCAGGTCGGCATCGTCAGCCCCGAATTGGGCGAGGCGACGGTAACGATCGTCGGGGTCGTCGCCGATGTGCGCTATCGCACCGCGCGAGATCCGGTGCAGCCGATCATCTATTTCTATCAGACCGGTGGCTTCGGCAGCCTGCTGGTCCGCGTCTCGGGCGATCGCGCCGCGATTTCCGAGCGGATCGGCGCGGTTTGGAAGCGGCTCGTGCCGGATATTCCCTATACCGCCCGCTACGTCACCGACATCGTCAACGACCTCTACAAGGCCGACGAGAAGCGCGCGCAGTTGTTCGGGATATTCGCGATCCTCGCGGTGGTGATCGGCTGTCTCGGGCTGTTCGGGCTCGCCGCCTTCACCGCCGAACAGCGGACCAAGGAGATCGGCATCCGCAAGGTGCTCGGCGCGCGGACGCTGGATATCGCCCGGCTGCTGGTGTGGCAGTTCAGCCGGCCGGTGCTGATCGCCAATCTGATCGCCTGGCCAATCGCCTGGTGGGTGATGCGTGGCTGGCTGAATCAGTTCGATGTGCGCATGTCGCTGACGCCGGTCCCGTTCGTCGAGGCGGGGGCCGTGGCGCTGCTGATCGCGGTGCTGACGATCGGCGCGCATGCGATGCGGGTCGCGCGCACCAAGCCTATTCACGCCCTTCGCTACGAATAG
- a CDS encoding ABC transporter permease, which yields MRHYLKVSFRVFARNKLFTAVNVAGLSIGLAGCILILLFVRHQLSYDKWLPGAERIYAVQSTMAGVGEAPLRSARSPRVTSQMLARQIPQLEETLALTPERSVVNVNGQPRFVDLTFADSNFFRVFDLPFARGDAKSALARPGNLVLTETEAHKLFGSADPMGKTVTLSYRGDPYDLVVSGVIRDLPDNSHLKVGLVTPYANSLFGVSEGEAESWSQFESFVYVKLRPGQSVQPIATAMPDIVRRNIPNDAEAHPAELRLAAVPDIHLDHSHEGSMKPGGDRVAILAFSLIALLILTIACINFANLATAQASMRAREVALRKVLGAHRGQLIVQFLGEAMLLTTISAVLALAVVEMILPTFSWLVGADLRLDYFGSDGLAVPLCLLVGTVGLICGFYPAFVLSRCYPGAMLRSYHAGTEGSVRLRNLLVVSQFAISIGLIICTAVIYAQTRYAQRADPGYRAEGLLVVENIERADVDTRRSFHEQVQKLPGILSVTRANVAPADDEENSGRFQLPGRPQPVSLNYNSVDWDFQNTLKLPLIAGRFLDERHPGDDASVGYSPYAADAEALLQHGTNVVLSASAARRLGFGSAQQAIGRQIRSPFLFRPELVPSTIVGVVGDAHYRSVRDQVRPTVYHLNARRYTYLIARYDPDESPAAVRARVETLWRRYYPEVPFVADFASARVARLYSGEAMRGQVFASAALLALIVACLGLFGLTTFAVARRRKEIGLRKLFGASYGQITRLLIWQLCQPVLLANLIAWSAAWWVMRDWLNGFDTRIALTPVPFLVAGLLAVAIAVATVASQSLRVARTNPIHALRYE from the coding sequence TTGCGTCACTATCTCAAAGTCAGCTTTCGCGTCTTCGCACGCAACAAGCTGTTCACGGCGGTGAACGTAGCCGGTCTGTCGATCGGGCTGGCGGGCTGCATCCTGATCCTTCTGTTCGTTCGCCACCAGCTTTCCTACGACAAGTGGCTGCCGGGCGCCGAGCGCATCTACGCGGTGCAATCCACCATGGCCGGCGTCGGCGAGGCGCCGCTGCGTTCGGCCCGCAGTCCGCGCGTCACGTCGCAGATGCTTGCGCGTCAGATTCCGCAGCTCGAGGAAACCCTGGCGCTGACTCCCGAGCGGTCGGTGGTCAATGTGAACGGCCAGCCCCGCTTCGTCGACCTCACCTTCGCCGATTCTAATTTCTTCCGCGTTTTCGACCTGCCGTTCGCGCGCGGTGATGCCAAGAGCGCGCTCGCCAGACCGGGCAATCTCGTGCTCACCGAAACGGAGGCGCACAAGCTGTTCGGTTCGGCCGATCCCATGGGAAAGACGGTGACATTGTCGTATCGCGGCGATCCGTACGACTTGGTCGTGAGCGGCGTGATCCGCGATTTGCCGGACAACAGCCATCTCAAGGTCGGCCTCGTCACGCCCTATGCCAACTCGCTTTTCGGAGTGAGCGAAGGAGAGGCGGAAAGCTGGTCCCAGTTCGAAAGCTTCGTCTATGTGAAGCTGCGGCCGGGCCAGTCGGTGCAACCGATTGCGACGGCGATGCCCGACATCGTCCGCCGCAACATTCCGAACGATGCGGAGGCGCATCCCGCCGAGCTTCGGCTGGCGGCCGTGCCCGACATCCATCTCGATCACTCCCACGAAGGAAGCATGAAGCCCGGCGGCGATCGAGTCGCGATCCTGGCCTTCTCGCTCATCGCGCTGCTGATCCTCACCATTGCCTGCATCAATTTCGCCAACCTGGCCACGGCGCAGGCGAGTATGCGGGCGCGCGAGGTTGCGCTGCGCAAGGTTCTCGGCGCGCATCGCGGACAACTCATCGTCCAGTTCCTGGGCGAGGCGATGCTCCTGACGACGATCAGCGCGGTGCTGGCGCTGGCGGTCGTCGAGATGATTCTGCCCACCTTCTCGTGGCTGGTCGGTGCGGACCTGCGGCTGGACTATTTCGGCAGCGACGGGCTTGCGGTTCCGCTCTGCCTGCTCGTCGGCACGGTGGGCCTGATCTGCGGCTTCTATCCGGCATTCGTCCTTTCCCGTTGCTATCCGGGCGCGATGCTGCGGTCCTACCATGCGGGTACCGAAGGATCGGTTCGCCTGCGCAACCTTCTCGTCGTCAGCCAGTTCGCGATCTCGATCGGCCTTATCATCTGTACTGCGGTCATCTACGCCCAGACCCGCTACGCGCAACGCGCCGACCCCGGCTATCGCGCCGAAGGGCTGCTGGTGGTGGAAAATATCGAGCGTGCCGATGTCGATACCCGGCGAAGCTTTCACGAGCAGGTCCAAAAGTTGCCCGGGATCCTGTCCGTCACGCGCGCGAATGTCGCGCCGGCCGACGACGAGGAGAATAGTGGGCGCTTCCAGCTTCCCGGGCGGCCGCAGCCGGTCTCGCTGAACTACAACAGCGTCGACTGGGATTTCCAGAATACGCTGAAGCTGCCGCTGATCGCCGGCCGCTTCCTCGACGAACGGCACCCCGGCGACGATGCGTCCGTCGGTTACAGTCCCTATGCCGCGGATGCCGAGGCGCTGCTTCAGCATGGCACCAACGTGGTCCTGAGCGCCAGCGCGGCGCGGCGGCTCGGCTTCGGCTCGGCGCAGCAGGCGATCGGCCGGCAAATCCGTTCGCCGTTCCTGTTCCGCCCGGAACTCGTGCCCTCCACCATCGTTGGTGTCGTCGGCGATGCGCATTATCGCTCGGTTCGCGATCAGGTTCGCCCCACGGTCTACCATCTCAACGCGCGGCGCTACACCTATCTGATCGCGCGCTACGATCCCGACGAATCCCCCGCGGCCGTGCGCGCGCGAGTCGAGACCTTGTGGCGCCGATATTATCCGGAAGTTCCCTTCGTGGCCGACTTTGCGAGCGCCAGGGTGGCCCGGCTCTATTCCGGGGAGGCGATGCGCGGGCAGGTTTTCGCCAGCGCGGCTCTGCTCGCCCTGATCGTCGCTTGTCTCGGACTATTCGGCCTGACGACCTTCGCGGTCGCACGGCGACGGAAGGAAATCGGCCTGCGCAAGCTTTTCGGCGCGAGCTACGGTCAGATCACCCGCCTGCTGATCTGGCAATTGTGCCAGCCGGTGCTGCTTGCCAATCTGATTGCCTGGTCGGCCGCATGGTGGGTGATGCGCGACTGGCTCAACGGCTTCGACACGCGGATCGCTCTGACGCCGGTGCCGTTCCTGGTCGCGGGGCTGCTCGCGGTGGCCATCGCGGTCGCCACGGTCGCCAGCCAGTCGCTGCGGGTCGCCCGCACCAATCCCATCCACGCACTGCGCTACGAATAG